One genomic segment of Thermodesulfobacterium sp. TA1 includes these proteins:
- a CDS encoding IS110 family transposase yields the protein MTHYIGVDISKDNFHFCILNHEAKTLSSGKLSMSLQGFSDFFNLLKTLSDPIVVMESSGRFHIPLYCFLVEKDIQTFILNPKIVHRFFEFISANNPSKYDTKDAKILALFALNNPEFLKSYPENSELRSASRLIQKLKHELAEAKTQIKYALTVLFPEAEKHFNIYSHSFLNILLKFPSAKTLKKAKPNEISEIIKSSVPKGKTPSFSPDEVINLAKNSIGVDNPYLSQTLIIYIEKLFFLEPRIKKLEEMLVEKMDEDQQEQIKLISSIKGISSKLASLFLAEIRDVKRFSNAKKLIKFAGTDPVTKQSGKYKAKMSISKQGSSFLRNVLFQMAVGVVKWNFYFRSYFIRKKKNFGSYKKAMIAVVNKLIRVIYAICRKKTFFNPAFSKFPVLEVSHV from the coding sequence ATGACCCATTACATCGGTGTTGACATTTCTAAAGATAACTTCCACTTCTGCATCCTTAACCATGAAGCTAAAACCCTCTCCTCCGGCAAACTCTCTATGTCTCTTCAAGGCTTCTCTGATTTCTTTAACCTTCTCAAAACCCTCTCTGACCCTATCGTTGTTATGGAATCCTCTGGTAGGTTCCACATCCCCCTTTACTGCTTCCTCGTTGAAAAAGATATCCAAACCTTCATCCTTAACCCTAAAATCGTCCACAGATTCTTTGAATTTATCTCCGCTAACAACCCCTCTAAATACGACACAAAAGATGCCAAAATCCTTGCACTCTTCGCTCTTAATAACCCTGAATTCCTTAAATCCTATCCTGAAAACTCTGAACTCCGTAGTGCTTCTCGTCTTATCCAAAAACTTAAACATGAACTTGCTGAAGCTAAAACTCAAATCAAATACGCCCTCACTGTTCTTTTCCCAGAAGCTGAAAAGCACTTTAATATTTACTCCCACTCCTTCCTTAACATACTCCTTAAATTCCCCTCTGCTAAAACCCTTAAAAAAGCTAAACCAAATGAAATTTCCGAAATTATTAAATCCTCTGTTCCTAAAGGTAAAACCCCTTCCTTTTCTCCCGATGAAGTCATAAACCTTGCTAAAAACTCTATCGGGGTTGACAATCCTTATCTCTCTCAAACTCTTATCATCTACATCGAAAAACTCTTTTTCCTTGAGCCAAGAATAAAAAAGCTTGAAGAGATGCTTGTAGAGAAAATGGATGAAGACCAGCAAGAACAAATTAAGCTCATTTCCTCTATAAAAGGTATTTCCTCTAAACTTGCAAGTCTCTTTTTGGCTGAAATCAGAGACGTAAAAAGATTTTCTAATGCCAAAAAGCTCATAAAGTTTGCGGGCACAGACCCAGTAACAAAACAATCTGGTAAGTATAAAGCTAAGATGAGCATATCTAAGCAAGGGTCGAGCTTTCTCAGAAATGTTCTTTTCCAGATGGCGGTAGGTGTAGTAAAATGGAATTTTTACTTCAGATCCTATTTTATACGTAAGAAGAAAAACTTTGGCAGTTATAAGAAAGCTATGATAGCAGTTGTAAACAAACTTATAAGAGTTATCTATGCAATTTGTAGAAAAAAAACTTTCTTTAATCCTGCTTTTTCTAAGTTCCCTGTTCTGGAGGTCTCTCATGTTTAA
- the fabZ gene encoding 3-hydroxyacyl-ACP dehydratase FabZ — MEIKAKEIFSFLPHRYPFLLIDKILELDKEGEYIKVLKNVTINEPFFQGHFPGNPIMPGVLILEAMAQAAAAGLKVIFPEYKDRLFVFAGADKVRFRHPVYPGDTLILEAKGFKKKGHIIKTYAVAKVGDKVVAEAELIAGLKEED, encoded by the coding sequence ATGGAAATAAAGGCTAAAGAAATTTTTAGCTTCCTTCCTCATCGTTATCCGTTTTTACTAATAGATAAAATTTTAGAACTTGATAAGGAAGGAGAGTATATAAAGGTTTTGAAAAACGTAACCATTAATGAGCCTTTCTTCCAAGGCCATTTTCCTGGGAATCCTATAATGCCGGGAGTTTTAATTTTAGAGGCAATGGCTCAAGCGGCTGCTGCAGGACTTAAGGTGATTTTTCCGGAATACAAAGATAGGCTTTTTGTGTTTGCAGGGGCTGATAAGGTAAGATTTAGACATCCGGTATATCCAGGAGATACTTTAATCTTAGAAGCTAAAGGTTTTAAGAAAAAAGGTCATATTATTAAAACTTATGCCGTGGCTAAGGTGGGTGATAAGGTAGTAGCCGAGGCAGAGTTGATCGCAGGCTTAAAAGAGGAGGATTAA
- a CDS encoding ABC transporter permease, which yields MNFLQYLGKRFLKVVEDAGGIFLFFLKSLVYFFIPPFRFRLLIKHMEFIGVKSFWVVFLTALFSGMVTAYQVNIALAKVGSQSILGGAVALTLTRELGPVLTAIVVVARAGSAICAELGSMRITEQIDALKIMAVNPIQYLLSPRLWASILVLPLLTAIADLIGILGGYVVGVFLVKIDPGLLTARMVDMVEFKDIMSGIIKSIFFGAFLVSVCGYKGYNVRGGAEGVGRATTEAVVVSTVGILVMDYILTTLFF from the coding sequence ATGAACTTTTTACAGTATCTGGGAAAAAGATTTTTAAAAGTTGTTGAAGATGCCGGTGGAATTTTTCTCTTCTTTTTAAAAAGTCTGGTTTATTTTTTTATTCCTCCTTTTAGGTTTAGACTTTTGATTAAACATATGGAGTTTATAGGGGTTAAATCTTTTTGGGTGGTTTTTCTTACTGCTCTTTTTTCAGGGATGGTAACCGCTTATCAAGTAAACATTGCCCTTGCCAAAGTAGGTTCTCAAAGTATCTTAGGTGGAGCAGTAGCCTTAACCCTTACTCGAGAGTTAGGCCCTGTGCTTACCGCCATAGTAGTGGTAGCCAGAGCTGGTTCGGCTATCTGTGCAGAGCTTGGAAGTATGAGGATTACCGAACAGATTGATGCCCTTAAAATTATGGCGGTTAACCCTATTCAGTATCTTCTTAGCCCAAGGCTTTGGGCTTCTATCTTGGTTTTGCCTTTGCTTACCGCAATAGCCGATTTAATCGGTATTTTAGGTGGATATGTGGTAGGGGTTTTTTTGGTAAAGATAGACCCTGGGCTTCTTACTGCCAGAATGGTTGATATGGTAGAGTTTAAAGACATCATGAGTGGTATCATAAAGTCTATCTTTTTTGGGGCCTTTTTGGTAAGTGTATGCGGGTATAAGGGATATAATGTAAGAGGAGGAGCTGAAGGGGTTGGCAGGGCTACAACCGAAGCGGTGGTAGTTTCTACGGTAGGTATTCTGGTGATGGATTATATCTTAACCACTCTTTTCTTTTAG
- a CDS encoding ABC transporter ATP-binding protein: MIVIKGLKKSFNGFEVLKGVDLTIPENSITFIMGQSGTGKSVLLKHIVGLLKPDAGEIWFENQDITKLSEKELQKVRKNIGFLFQEGALFDSMTVGENVAFPLKEHFKLSPKEIDTQVDELLEAVGLLTSKNKFPSELSGGMKKRAALARTLALKPKVILFDEPTTGLDPILQVSILQLIKEIKEKYQLTCAIISHDVALALKFADYIAFLHQGVILKMGTPEEIKQAEEEFIKTFLISALL, translated from the coding sequence ATGATAGTCATCAAAGGTCTTAAAAAAAGTTTTAACGGGTTTGAAGTTTTAAAAGGGGTAGACCTTACCATCCCTGAAAACAGCATCACCTTTATCATGGGACAAAGTGGAACCGGTAAAAGCGTTCTTTTAAAGCATATAGTAGGGTTGCTTAAACCTGATGCAGGAGAGATTTGGTTTGAAAATCAAGATATAACCAAGCTTTCTGAAAAAGAATTGCAAAAGGTCAGAAAAAACATAGGATTCTTGTTTCAAGAAGGGGCTTTGTTTGATTCTATGACGGTAGGCGAAAATGTGGCTTTCCCTTTAAAGGAACATTTTAAATTAAGTCCTAAAGAAATAGATACCCAAGTGGATGAGCTTTTAGAGGCAGTAGGACTTCTTACTTCAAAAAACAAATTTCCGTCTGAGCTTTCAGGAGGAATGAAAAAAAGAGCAGCTTTAGCCAGGACCCTTGCCTTAAAACCTAAAGTCATCCTTTTTGATGAGCCTACCACCGGACTTGACCCTATTTTACAGGTTTCTATTTTACAACTGATAAAAGAAATAAAGGAAAAATATCAGCTTACCTGTGCGATTATAAGCCATGATGTAGCTTTAGCTTTAAAGTTTGCAGACTATATTGCTTTTTTACATCAAGGGGTTATCCTAAAAATGGGAACCCCCGAAGAGATAAAACAGGCAGAAGAAGAGTTTATTAAAACCTTTTTAATAAGCGCGTTGTTATAG
- the lpxA gene encoding acyl-ACP--UDP-N-acetylglucosamine O-acyltransferase: MAKIHPTAYVDPSSEIDEGVEIGPNVYIGPKVVIGKGTVIKANSYIEKNTTIGENNVIGPLAVIGTDPQHLGYKGEETLVEIGNGNVIREFVTIHRGTLYDDGITRIGNNCLLMAYVHIAHDCKIGNYVVMANAATLGGHVRVGDRVVMGGFSAVHQFCRIGSYAFISAMTGIDKDVPPYVKIFGVPGKIQGINLVGLRRAGFTKEDIRKISQAIGFFLDAPATIKEVALELKEIFNDDPVVKELIQFLENPSRQGIMRRKPFEGEEAF; this comes from the coding sequence ATGGCTAAAATCCATCCTACCGCTTATGTAGACCCTTCTTCGGAAATAGACGAAGGGGTAGAAATAGGCCCTAATGTTTATATTGGTCCTAAAGTTGTTATAGGAAAAGGGACGGTTATCAAGGCTAACTCTTATATAGAAAAAAACACCACAATAGGCGAGAATAACGTTATAGGTCCTTTGGCTGTTATAGGTACTGACCCTCAACATTTAGGTTATAAGGGCGAGGAAACCTTGGTAGAAATAGGAAATGGAAATGTTATCAGGGAATTTGTTACCATCCATAGAGGAACTTTGTATGATGATGGTATTACCAGAATAGGAAATAATTGTCTTTTAATGGCTTATGTTCATATTGCCCACGACTGCAAGATAGGGAATTATGTAGTGATGGCAAACGCTGCAACCTTAGGAGGGCATGTAAGGGTAGGTGATAGGGTGGTTATGGGTGGTTTTTCTGCGGTACATCAGTTTTGCAGGATAGGTTCTTATGCCTTTATAAGTGCTATGACAGGTATCGATAAAGATGTCCCTCCTTATGTAAAGATTTTTGGGGTGCCCGGTAAGATACAAGGAATAAATTTAGTAGGTTTAAGGAGGGCAGGGTTTACTAAAGAAGATATAAGAAAAATTTCTCAAGCCATAGGTTTTTTCCTTGACGCACCTGCTACTATTAAAGAAGTGGCACTCGAGTTAAAAGAGATTTTTAATGACGACCCAGTGGTTAAGGAGCTTATCCAATTTTTAGAGAACCCCTCGCGTCAAGGTATTATGCGGAGAAAACCTTTCGAAGGCGAAGAGGCCTTTTAA
- the dksA gene encoding RNA polymerase-binding protein DksA has protein sequence MDKEKLAMFKELLLKRREEILKEVLETKKELVEEYEPLADAIDQATRESNLAFELRLRDREQKLLKKIDKALKKIEEGTYGICEACGDEIDEKRLLARPEATLCIECKKAQERIEKIRGE, from the coding sequence ATGGATAAAGAAAAATTAGCCATGTTTAAAGAACTTTTGCTAAAACGTAGAGAAGAGATTTTAAAAGAGGTATTAGAAACTAAAAAAGAACTGGTAGAAGAATATGAACCTTTAGCAGATGCTATAGACCAGGCTACCCGTGAGAGCAACCTAGCTTTTGAACTAAGGTTAAGGGATAGGGAACAAAAACTGCTGAAAAAAATAGACAAAGCCTTAAAAAAAATAGAAGAGGGCACTTATGGTATATGCGAAGCCTGCGGAGATGAGATAGACGAAAAAAGGCTATTAGCAAGACCTGAGGCTACTCTTTGTATCGAATGTAAAAAAGCACAAGAAAGAATAGAAAAAATTAGAGGAGAGTAG
- the dnaJ gene encoding molecular chaperone DnaJ: MSYKDFYEILGVPRNASQEEIKRAYRRLALKYHPDKNPGNKEAEEKFKEISEAYEVLSDPEKRAIYDTYGYAGLSSSGHRRFEDINDIFKTFSDIFEDFFGFTFEEKSHTRPRDGADLSYEVAVDLEDLFSEKEVTLDIEKLDLCDDCGGLGYNPEKGIKVCETCKGKGKVVYTEGFFRIAYACPDCRGKGSTYVEACKRCNGSGRAWKKKQIKVVIPAGVEDGTILRIYGEGEAGLYGGRPGDLYIRVKVKPHPLFYREKSNLIGILKVNFISAILGDEVEVPFFHEKLTVKVPPGSQPGDEIVIEGKGLPDPKTKKRGDFILKLQVELPNKVKEETKNLLYQIAEKENIDRSTNRLEPYQKQEKKKKESFWKRFIFGSK, from the coding sequence ATGTCTTACAAAGATTTTTACGAAATTTTAGGGGTTCCAAGAAACGCCTCTCAAGAAGAGATAAAACGGGCTTATAGAAGGCTTGCGCTTAAATATCACCCAGACAAAAATCCTGGTAACAAAGAGGCTGAAGAAAAGTTTAAAGAAATTTCTGAGGCTTATGAGGTTCTTTCTGACCCAGAAAAAAGAGCTATTTATGACACCTACGGTTATGCAGGGCTCAGTTCTTCAGGACATAGAAGGTTTGAAGACATAAACGATATCTTTAAGACTTTTTCTGACATTTTTGAAGACTTTTTTGGTTTTACCTTTGAAGAAAAAAGTCATACCAGACCCAGAGATGGGGCTGACCTTTCCTATGAAGTAGCGGTTGATTTAGAAGACCTCTTTTCAGAAAAAGAGGTTACGCTTGATATAGAAAAACTTGACCTATGCGATGATTGTGGAGGCTTAGGTTATAATCCAGAAAAGGGAATAAAGGTCTGTGAAACCTGTAAAGGTAAGGGTAAGGTAGTTTATACAGAAGGTTTTTTTAGGATAGCCTATGCCTGCCCAGATTGCAGAGGAAAAGGTTCAACTTATGTAGAGGCTTGTAAAAGGTGTAACGGTTCAGGCAGAGCATGGAAAAAAAAGCAGATAAAAGTGGTTATTCCTGCCGGGGTAGAGGATGGAACCATCCTTCGGATTTATGGAGAAGGAGAGGCTGGGCTTTATGGTGGTAGGCCAGGTGATCTCTATATAAGAGTAAAGGTTAAACCTCATCCTTTATTCTATCGTGAAAAGTCTAATCTTATAGGGATTTTAAAGGTAAATTTTATTTCTGCCATCTTAGGAGATGAAGTAGAAGTACCTTTTTTCCATGAAAAATTAACGGTTAAGGTTCCCCCTGGTTCCCAACCAGGGGATGAAATCGTGATAGAAGGTAAAGGCCTCCCTGACCCAAAAACCAAAAAAAGAGGAGACTTTATCCTTAAGCTACAAGTAGAGCTTCCTAACAAAGTTAAAGAAGAAACTAAAAACCTTCTTTACCAAATTGCAGAAAAAGAAAATATCGACCGTTCCACCAACAGATTAGAACCTTATCAAAAACAAGAAAAAAAGAAAAAGGAAAGCTTCTGGAAAAGGTTTATCTTTGGAAGTAAATAA
- the rpoZ gene encoding DNA-directed RNA polymerase subunit omega yields the protein MARVTIEDCLKKVPSRFKLVHLAIERVKQLKEGAEPLLQADNKEIVLSLREIAAGLVNFENIKQLGKKEKTTSPYELAEILKQRGSSK from the coding sequence ATGGCAAGAGTTACGATAGAAGATTGTTTAAAAAAGGTACCAAGCAGGTTTAAATTGGTACATTTAGCTATAGAGCGGGTTAAACAACTAAAAGAAGGGGCTGAGCCGCTTTTACAAGCTGACAACAAAGAAATAGTATTATCGCTTAGGGAAATAGCCGCTGGGTTGGTTAATTTTGAAAACATAAAACAGCTTGGCAAAAAAGAAAAAACTACCTCACCTTATGAGCTTGCCGAGATTTTAAAGCAAAGAGGCTCTTCTAAATAA
- the ilvD gene encoding dihydroxy-acid dehydratase: MRSNRIKKGIERAPHRSLLKALGFTEEELNKPLIGIANSFNEIIPGHIHLRQIVEAVKAGVREAGGVPVEFGVIGVCDGIAMNHEGMKYSLPSREIIADSIEIMAHAHAFDGLVLVTSCDKITPGMMMAAFRINIPAIMIAGGPMLTGIYKGHKVNLISVFEAIGKVQKKEMTEEELKQLESCACPTCGSCAGMFTANSMNCLSEAIGIALPGNGTIPAVFADRIRLAKETGKKIIELVEKGLTPRKLINKKSFENAIAVDMALGCSTNTVLHLMAIAKEAKVDLDLKVFDEISKKTPVLSKLIPAGHHSVVDLHFAGGIPAVLKELSKLGIIHLDVKNVSGKPLKQLLKDVEVLDREVIRSVENPYQKEGGIAILYGNLAPEGAVVKTSAVLPEMLKHTGPARVFNSEEEAYQAILAGKIKKGDVVVIRYEGPKGGPGMREMLSPTSAIVGMGLGGSVALITDGRFSGGTQGACIGHVSPEAAEGGPIALVKDGDLIEIDIPERRLELKVSEKELEERKKKWKPLQKKVEGVLKKYQSLVQSGAKGAILE, translated from the coding sequence ATGAGAAGCAACCGTATCAAAAAGGGTATAGAAAGAGCTCCTCATAGGTCTTTATTGAAAGCTTTAGGTTTTACTGAAGAAGAGCTAAACAAACCTCTTATAGGAATCGCTAATTCTTTTAATGAAATCATTCCAGGACATATCCATCTCAGGCAGATAGTAGAAGCGGTTAAAGCAGGTGTAAGAGAAGCAGGAGGGGTGCCTGTTGAGTTTGGAGTGATAGGGGTTTGCGATGGGATCGCGATGAACCATGAAGGAATGAAATATTCTCTCCCCAGCAGAGAAATTATAGCAGATTCTATAGAAATCATGGCTCATGCCCATGCTTTTGATGGGTTAGTTCTTGTTACCAGTTGTGATAAAATAACCCCTGGTATGATGATGGCTGCTTTTAGGATAAACATTCCTGCTATCATGATAGCAGGTGGTCCGATGCTTACAGGGATTTATAAAGGGCATAAGGTTAATCTTATTTCCGTTTTTGAAGCTATTGGGAAGGTTCAAAAAAAAGAGATGACAGAAGAAGAACTTAAACAACTTGAAAGCTGTGCTTGTCCTACCTGTGGTTCTTGTGCAGGTATGTTCACCGCTAACTCCATGAATTGTCTTTCTGAGGCTATAGGGATAGCTTTACCAGGTAACGGGACTATACCTGCGGTGTTTGCTGATCGTATCCGTTTAGCTAAAGAAACAGGAAAAAAAATCATAGAATTGGTAGAAAAAGGACTTACCCCCAGGAAACTTATTAACAAAAAATCTTTTGAAAATGCCATAGCGGTAGATATGGCCCTTGGGTGTTCTACCAACACAGTTTTACATCTTATGGCTATAGCAAAGGAGGCTAAAGTAGATTTAGATTTAAAGGTTTTTGATGAGATTTCTAAAAAAACGCCGGTTCTATCTAAGCTTATTCCAGCAGGGCACCACAGTGTAGTAGATTTACATTTTGCCGGTGGTATTCCTGCGGTTTTAAAGGAGCTTTCTAAGTTAGGTATTATACATTTAGACGTAAAAAACGTTTCTGGAAAGCCCTTAAAACAGCTTTTAAAGGATGTAGAGGTCCTGGATAGAGAAGTGATAAGGTCGGTAGAGAATCCCTATCAGAAAGAAGGTGGAATTGCTATTCTTTATGGTAATTTGGCCCCTGAAGGGGCGGTGGTAAAAACTAGTGCAGTTTTGCCGGAAATGTTAAAACACACCGGTCCTGCTAGAGTGTTTAATTCTGAAGAAGAGGCGTATCAAGCCATTTTAGCAGGAAAAATCAAAAAAGGAGATGTAGTGGTTATAAGATATGAAGGTCCTAAGGGTGGACCTGGAATGAGAGAAATGCTTTCTCCTACTTCAGCTATAGTAGGGATGGGGTTGGGTGGTTCTGTAGCCCTTATTACTGACGGTAGGTTTAGCGGAGGAACCCAAGGGGCTTGTATAGGCCATGTTTCCCCAGAGGCTGCCGAAGGAGGTCCTATTGCTTTGGTTAAGGATGGGGATTTGATAGAAATAGACATCCCTGAGAGAAGGCTTGAGCTTAAAGTTTCAGAAAAGGAGCTTGAAGAACGTAAGAAAAAATGGAAGCCACTTCAGAAAAAAGTAGAAGGAGTATTGAAAAAATATCAAAGTTTAGTACAATCAGGGGCAAAAGGAGCTATCTTAGAATGA
- the moaC gene encoding cyclic pyranopterin monophosphate synthase MoaC: MADFTHLDQKGNLFMVDVGEKPYTERIAIAKAEVVFPEEVYPKVLSQDIPKGDFLACAKVAGILAAKKTSELIPLCHPLPITKVDLQFKFIPEKFSIEIEGMVKTVGQTGVEMEALTAVSIAALTIYDMCKSLDKRIKITNVRLVYKTGGKSGEVVLEKSV; this comes from the coding sequence ATGGCTGATTTTACTCACTTAGACCAAAAAGGTAATCTCTTCATGGTAGATGTTGGTGAAAAACCATATACCGAAAGGATAGCCATAGCTAAGGCTGAGGTAGTTTTTCCTGAAGAAGTTTATCCCAAGGTATTATCTCAAGACATACCTAAAGGAGACTTTTTGGCTTGTGCAAAAGTAGCAGGTATCTTAGCGGCAAAAAAAACCTCAGAACTTATCCCTCTTTGCCATCCTTTACCGATTACCAAAGTAGACCTACAATTTAAGTTTATCCCTGAAAAATTTTCTATTGAAATCGAAGGTATGGTGAAAACCGTAGGACAAACGGGAGTGGAAATGGAGGCTTTAACCGCAGTAAGCATAGCGGCTCTTACGATTTATGACATGTGTAAATCATTAGACAAACGCATAAAAATCACCAATGTTAGATTGGTTTATAAAACCGGAGGAAAAAGTGGAGAGGTAGTTTTAGAAAAATCTGTTTAA
- a CDS encoding MlaD family protein, which translates to MTTKGSTEIKVGFFVLIGILALFYLTFKLGEEFFTPKDSYKLYAVFENVSGLAKGAKIEMAGVNIGKVGNIELTPEGKAKVELLIYSKYKVQDDAEAYIKTYGVLGDKFVEIKPGFSKNYLAPQSMIANTHSAISVDDLLANLGPTVEGLKELLGTEEGKQNLKILVANIKEASESFKGIASKIEKGQGTLGKLVTDDSLYANLKDTTEHLKLIAKQIESGQGTLGKLVKDDQLYKSLTQTVANLEKVSKKLERGEGTLGKLMHDESLYKDLQEVSRNLKDITARIERGEGTLGKLLKDDSLYVEAKKTLKSVNRAAKGVEEQVPISVLGTVAGAAMK; encoded by the coding sequence ATGACAACTAAAGGGTCTACAGAAATAAAGGTGGGTTTTTTTGTTTTAATAGGTATATTAGCCCTTTTTTATCTTACCTTTAAGCTTGGGGAGGAGTTTTTTACCCCTAAAGACAGTTATAAACTTTATGCAGTTTTTGAAAACGTTTCAGGGCTGGCTAAAGGAGCTAAAATAGAGATGGCTGGAGTAAACATAGGTAAGGTAGGGAATATAGAGCTTACCCCTGAAGGAAAGGCAAAGGTAGAACTTTTAATCTATAGTAAGTATAAAGTGCAAGATGACGCAGAGGCTTACATAAAAACTTACGGGGTTTTAGGGGATAAATTTGTAGAGATAAAACCAGGTTTTTCAAAAAACTATCTTGCACCCCAAAGCATGATAGCTAATACCCATAGTGCGATTTCGGTAGATGATTTGTTGGCTAACTTAGGACCTACAGTAGAAGGGTTGAAAGAACTTTTAGGTACTGAAGAAGGAAAACAAAATCTTAAAATTTTGGTGGCTAACATAAAAGAAGCCTCTGAAAGTTTTAAGGGTATTGCTTCTAAGATTGAAAAAGGACAGGGAACTTTGGGTAAACTGGTTACAGACGATAGCCTTTATGCCAATCTTAAGGATACGACAGAGCATTTAAAGTTAATCGCTAAACAGATAGAAAGTGGGCAAGGAACCCTTGGTAAATTGGTTAAAGACGACCAACTTTATAAAAGTCTTACCCAAACGGTAGCCAATTTAGAAAAGGTTTCAAAAAAATTGGAAAGAGGAGAGGGTACCTTAGGGAAACTAATGCATGATGAGAGCCTGTATAAAGATTTACAAGAAGTATCTCGAAATCTAAAAGATATAACCGCAAGGATAGAAAGGGGAGAAGGGACTTTAGGTAAACTTTTAAAAGATGATTCTCTTTATGTAGAAGCTAAAAAGACTTTAAAAAGCGTTAATAGAGCAGCGAAAGGAGTGGAAGAACAGGTTCCTATTAGTGTGTTGGGAACGGTAGCTGGGGCAGCGATGAAATAA
- a CDS encoding Lrp/AsnC family transcriptional regulator gives MEKKFCISQEQEKALLNLLQQDFPIEERPFQGLAQKLNLSEKTIIEVLINLHNKGIIRHFGATVNSVKLGYFTCLCAASIPKDKINIAFEIAELPEVTHAYLREHRLNFWFTVVTPSESKFQDLINTLTQKYLIEIKTFPAIKKFKAKAVFNL, from the coding sequence ATGGAAAAAAAGTTTTGTATTTCTCAAGAACAAGAAAAGGCTTTGCTGAACCTATTACAACAAGACTTTCCGATAGAAGAAAGACCTTTTCAAGGCTTGGCTCAAAAGTTAAATCTTTCAGAAAAAACAATCATAGAAGTTTTAATAAACTTACACAATAAGGGAATCATCAGACATTTTGGTGCCACGGTAAACTCGGTTAAATTAGGATATTTTACCTGCCTTTGTGCAGCCTCTATTCCTAAAGATAAAATAAACATAGCCTTTGAAATCGCTGAACTTCCAGAGGTTACCCATGCCTATCTTAGAGAACATAGACTAAACTTTTGGTTTACCGTAGTTACCCCTTCAGAAAGTAAATTTCAAGATTTAATAAACACTTTAACTCAAAAATATCTGATAGAAATCAAAACTTTTCCTGCAATAAAGAAATTTAAAGCTAAGGCAGTTTTTAACCTTTAA
- a CDS encoding NifU family protein yields the protein MIKEAVEQALAKVRPMLQADGGDVELVEVTPEGVVKVRLKGACGSCPMSTMTLKMGIERYLKKEVPEVTEVVAV from the coding sequence ATGATTAAAGAAGCCGTAGAACAAGCTTTGGCTAAGGTAAGACCTATGTTGCAGGCTGATGGGGGAGATGTAGAATTGGTAGAGGTTACTCCAGAAGGAGTAGTTAAAGTAAGGCTAAAAGGCGCTTGTGGGTCTTGTCCTATGTCTACCATGACCCTAAAGATGGGTATCGAAAGATACCTTAAAAAAGAAGTCCCTGAGGTAACCGAGGTAGTAGCAGTTTAA